One window of Quercus robur chromosome 12, dhQueRobu3.1, whole genome shotgun sequence genomic DNA carries:
- the LOC126708958 gene encoding carbon catabolite repressor protein 4 homolog 4 has translation MLKALPALPCRLPTFPSFKRIVSNKMSTTPSPIYREFISVEGSDINSRSRPDGIRFRLVSYNILAQVYVKSSLFPHSPSPCLRWKARSQAILSVLKNFGADFLCLQEVDEYDSFYKGKMESLGYSSIYVQRNGQKRDGCGIFYKQKSAELVLEEKIEYNDLVNSIKDGQILGDDKHDVPTSGNIRAEPENGLELKKAPEDRGDPNDPRVRLKRDCVGIMAAFKLKDLPDHVVIVANTHLYWDPEWADVKLAQAKYLLSRLALFRTLVSNRLECTPSVVVAGDFNSTPGDQVYQYLISGNSPLAPAVECLEDMPIPLCSVYAFTRGEPPFTNCTPDFTNTLDYILFSPTDNIKPVSFLELPELDSSDVVGGLPNYSHPSDHLPIGAEFEITRD, from the exons ATGCTTAAGGCTCTCCCTGCGCTTCCCTGCCGCCTGCCCACTTTTCCCTCCTTCAAAAG AATAGTATCGAACAAAATGAGCACGACACCATCACCAATATATCGGGAGTTCATTTCTGTGGAAGGAAGTGATATTAATTCAAGAAGTAGACCTGATg GCATCAGATTCCGTCTTGTCTCGTATAATATTTTGGCTCAG GTGTATGTGAAGAGTTCTCTGTTTCCACACTCTCCATCTCCTTGTCTCAG GTGGAAAGCTCGTTCGCAGGCGATTTTATCTGTTCTCAAGAACTTCGGGGCTGATTTTCTCTGCCTGCAG GAAGTTGATGAGTATGATAGCTTTTACAAGGGGAAGATGGAGAGTCTTGGATATTCTAGTATTTATGTGCAGAGAAATGGGCAGAAGCGTGATGGATGTGGAATTTTCTATAAGCAGAAAAG TGCAGAGTTGGTTTTAGAGGAGAAAATAGAATACAATGATCTGGTAAATTCAATTAAAGATGGACAGATTTTAGGTGATGACAAACATGATGTGCCAACTAGTGGAAATATAAGAGCTGAACCAgaaaatg GTTTAGAATTGAAAAAGGCCCCAGAGGATCGTGGAGATCCCAATGATCCTCGTGTAAGACTAAAACGTGATTGTGTTGGGATTATGGCTGCATTCAAACTCAAAGATCTTCCAGACCATGTTGTTATTGTGGCAAACACACACCTTTACTG GGATCCAGAATGGGCTGATGTCAAGCTTGCTCAAGCTAAATATCTTTTATCACGCTTAGCTTTGTTTAGAACACTGGTATCCAACAGACTTGAATGTACGCCTTCAGTAGTAGTGGCTGGTGACTTCAATTCAACCCCAGGGGATCAG GTTTACCAGTACCTCATTTCAGGAAACTCTCCACTGGCACCGGCTGTGGAGTGTTTAGAGGACATGCCTATTCCCTTGTGCAGTGTCTATGCTTTTACGAGAGGAGAACCACCATTTACAAACTGCACTCCGGACTTCACCAATACTCttgattatatattattttcccCTACTGATAACATAAAACCAGTCAGTTTCCTGGAGCTTCCAGAACTAGACTCATCTGATGTTGTTGGTGGATTACCAAATTACAGCCACCCAAGTGATCATCTACCAATTGGTGCTGAATTTGAAATTACCAGGGACTAA